One Synechocystis sp. LKSZ1 genomic window, GTCCCACACTTGCGCCTCCAGTCGCACTGCCCGACGGCGGTAAGGATCTCTACATCCAACAGTCTAAGTTCCACGCACAGTTTGCTGCGGATGTGTCAATCGCAGACGCAAAGCTGATGGCTGGCACCCAGCGACCAATCACGGATGTCGCATTTAACGAGGCATCTGGCGCGCCTGCATGAAAGTCTACTCCGTCCTGGTTCATCTATGGTAGCCGCGACTTGAATATTCCAGCAGCGTTACACGCTTTCATGGCAAAGCGCGCTAACTCGAAGGAAACGATCGCCGTGCCGGGTGCATCTCATGTGGTGATGATTTCCCATGCGGATGCCGTTGCCACGCTCATCGAACACGCCGCAACTACGAAATAGAGAAGCATCAACATCATAAATAAAGAGGTATTAACATCATGCTTAAACTAGATAGAAAAATCGCGCTCGTCACAGGTGGCACCAGCGGTATTGGGCTTGCTACTGCCAAGCAGTTTGTTGCTGAAGGGGCCTATGTCTTCATCACAGGTCGTCGCCAAGCTGAACTAGATGCTGCGGTGGAGGCGATCGGTAAAAACGTCACGGGTGTTCAGAGCGATGTCTCCAAGCTGGCAGACCTTGATCGCCTTTTTGCCATAATCAAGCAAGAGCAGGGACACCTCGACGTGGTCTTCGCTAATGCTGGCGGTGGAGAAATCGCTCCCCTCGGATCGATCACCGAAGAACACTTTGACAAAACGTTTAACACGAACGTTAAAGGGTTACTGTTCACTATACAGAAGGCACTGCCACTGTTGCCAGAAGGCGCTTCCATTATCCTGAACGCCTCAATCACTTCAATAAAAGGCACCCCAGCCTTCAGCGTTTACAGCGCCACCAAAGCCGCCGTGCGATCGTTTGCCCGTAATTGGACACTCGACCTCAAAGATCGCCAGATCCGAGTCAACGCTATCAGTCCTGGCGTAGTTCCGACTCCTGGTTACAATCTCTTGGGGTTGAGTGATGAGCAAGTGCAGACATTCGTAGATAGCCAAGCCAGCACCATCCCGCTGGGAAGAGTGGGTACGCCCGATGAAATTGCCAAAGCCGTGGTTTTTCTTGCGTCGGACGATAGCAGTTTTGTAAATGGCATCGAGCTATTTGTCGATGGCGGTATGGCACAAATTTGAGGCACCTCAGGAAAGCGATCGCAAATACCACTGGATACTGGGTCGCCGTCCCGACGATCGTCCTGGATTGTCCGACCTCAATCTTTGAGAAGCTGAAGCAAAAGCATTTATAGTTTCTCGCAATCACTTAAGTTTTTGTCCTGCAAGGAGTCCAGCTATGAATGAAAACAACGGTATTATCAGCCAGCCCAGCTCGTATTCAGTGGCAGAAACCATCGATCGCTTAATAGCTATCCTTCAGGCTAAAGGCATCACCATTTTTGCCCGTATCGATCAACAAGCTGAAGCCGAAAAAGTCGGGCTAAGGCTGCTGCCAACGCAGCTATTGTTATTTGGGAAACCAGAAGCTGGAACGCCGCTCATGGTGGCAGAACCAACGAGCGCCTTAGATTTACCGCTGAAAGTACTGGCATGGGAAGCGACTGATGGACAAGTGTGGCTGAGTTACAACGATCCCGATTACTTAAAACAGCGGTTCTCACTTTCTGATGAATTGGTGAAGAACATTGATGTCTTTGCACCGCTTATCCATCAAGCATTCTGCTTAAAGTAACCATTACATAAATTACTCTCAGGAATCTAACTGCTATGACTGAACGCACCTCATTCATTACCAGTATCTCCACCCAGAGTTCCACGGACATTCGTGTCCCATCACCGTTGGTCGAGATCGAACATGAAGCATCACCCAAGCTGATTGTCGATCCACCGCTTCCTGAATCGCTAGCCCAAGGTCGTGTCTTCATCCAGTACCGAACGCAGAACTTGCGCTTGTTGCCAGTATTCGGCAAAGGTGCCCTCGGAGTATCGCCGCGCATCGGTCATATCCACATTACCGTCGATGACGCGCCGTGGCACTTTATCGATGCCAGCGGCGAAACCATCGTCCTGGTTGGTCTGGAACCCGGTTCGCACAAGGTACTGATAGAACTAGCTGACCCCACGCATAAAGTAATCACCAGTGAAACAGTACATTTCACGCTGGCAGCTCCTAAGCAATAAGCAGGCGTTTGGTGACGACTCTACAAACGCTGGGTGAAGTTGCATCATTGATTGTCTTCATCTCTCGATAACTGCTAGGAAATTAGACTATGAGAAAATCACGTCTGAAATTTGCCATCTTAAAGGTATCTCGCATTGCTGTTCCTGCCTCCTTTTTTGGCATAATTCTGGGACTAGTAGGGCTGGGAAGCTGCTGGCGAGTGGCTGCCAAGATCTGGAACCTACCAGTTTTGATTGGCGAGATCATTATGCTAATTGCGGTTGCAGTTTGGCTTGTATTGCTGCTGCTTTATGTCAGCAAATGGCTGTGGGCACGCGAAGATGCGTTGGCTGAGTTCGAGCATCCTGTTTTTTGTTGCTTTATCGGATTAGTGCCTGTGTCTACGGTGCTGGTCGCATTGGCGATCACGCCCTATTCCCATACGATCGCCTTCGTGTTATTCGCCATCGGTGCGATCGGTCAATTGAGTTTTGGCGTGTATCGTTCTGGTCGCCTATGGAGGGGAGGACGCAACCCCGAAACCACAACTCCTGTGCTTTATCTACCCACAGTCGCGGGCGGCTTTGTCAGTGCGATCGTGGCAAGTGCTCTCGGCTATCGAGATTGGGGTGTTTTGTTTTTTGGAGCGGGAATGTTTTCGTGGTTGGCGTTGGAATCCATTATCATGCAGCGACTGTTTCTATTGGAAGCTTTACCTAAACCCTTGCGCCCAACTCTAGGCATTCAACTTGCGCCTCCTGTGGTTGGCTGTGTTGCTTACCTAGGCATCACTAATGGTTTGCCTGACACCTTTGCCCAGATTCTCTTCGGCTATGGATTGTTGCAGGCATTGATTCTTCTACGGTTGCTACCGTGGGTGTTCCAACAACCATTTGCCGCATCCTACTGGGCATTTACTTTCGGCATTGCCGCCCTAGCACTGTCGTCTTTGCGCTTTGTCGAACGTGGCACAACTGGGGTGATGGAAGGGTTAGCAGTGCTGCTATTCATTGGCGCAAATATTGCGATTGGCAGCACTGCCCTAGGAACATTAAGACTGTTACTGCTGGGAAAATTACTACCGCCATCGGCACTTGCAAAAGCTTCCCATAATATCGCACTTTCCCCAGACATCCCCAGATCAACGCGATCGCTCTAAGACTGCCTGACTACTAGTAGGGTTGATTGGTGCCACAGGAGTGTTACTAGGAGGCTATTGTTTTAATAAGTCTACATAATACAAAGAGGAACAGAAGATGGTAACCACTGCTGTACATATTATTCACGATCGCAATTTCCGAGGACATACCAAAATTGGCTGGCTGGACAGCTACCATACATTTTCATTTGGCAGCTTTCAAGATCCCGATCGCATGGGATTTCGATCTCTGCGGGTGATTAACGACGATCGGGTGATTCCAGGGGCTGGTTTTGCCACTCACGGACACCGCGACATGGAAATTCTCACCTACGTGTTGGAGGGAGAATTAGCGCATAAAGACAGCTTAGGAACTGGCTCTGTAATTCGTCCCGGTGATGTCCAAATCATGAGTGCGGGGATGGGTATTCAACATAGCGAATTTAATAACTTAGAATCGGAACCGGTGCATTTTCTCCAAATTTGGATGCTGCCCGATTGGCAAAACATCCCTCCTCGCTACAACCAGCGGGATTTCCCTCTAGCTGAAAAGCAGGGCAAGTTAAGGCTAGTTGGTTCCAAAGATGGACGAGATCGTTCGGTCGTAATCAATCAAGATATCGATCTCTACGTCTCGGTGCTATCAGTAGGTGATTCGATCAAGTTTGAGGTAAAGCCAAATCGGTTTGCTTGGATTCAGGTCGCACGAGGTATCGCAACGCTCAATGGGGAATCATTGAGTGAAGGTGATGGGGTGCAAATTAACAGACCAGAATCGTTGGAAATAACGACTGAAGCCAGTGCTGAAATCTTGTTGTTTGACCTGTCCTGAAACTTTGAGTTGTTACTCAGCAATTTGCTGGGTTTGGGGGATTCAGCTTTGTTCGTCCCACTGATCTAAGTCACCCTGAGTATACGATTATCCTAAATTCGATTGCTGTCAGCATCTGGAGAAATAATTATGTCTAAGAACAGTGCATTTACAAACCACCCGATCCACGAGTTGCTTGCAGAACGCTGGAGTCCCTATGCCTTCGAGGATCGTCCAGTTTCAGAAGAGGAAATCCCTCACCACTAGCACAGAGGTATTGAGACGGGAGGAAAGATTGCAGAAGATAGTAGCCACTCATGTTCCAAGGAGGTAGTAATGACTTTGAGAGTATCAACTAAGTAATGCTAGTTTCCAATCGCGCAACAAGTGAATAGTGCCATTGACTCTGAATTTGGCAAATAAAGCCATAGTAAGATCAACCATTTCCTCTGACCGAGAAACAACTTTGGTTCTACGATGAAAGCGGGCAAACCAATGACGATTGTCTGAATGATTCCTCTCTATCCCCACTGTCTCACTCTTAGTGATTACATGAAATGCATCAGGATGAAGCTCTAATAGTTCTCGGTAGGGAGTCCAATCATCTGTGCAGTAGACTGTCACTTGCCATGACAGTAGTCGTTTCAGCATTTTTTCTAAGGTTTGACTATCACGACCTCCCAACTCCCAGTCGATAAGTCTCCTACTATTACGGTCATAAGCTTTCCAGATCCATAATTTTCTCTTTTTTTGTCAATAAAATGCCAGAGTTCGTCTAATTCAATGACGACGGCGGTTCCGGGTAATGGCTTTTCGTAGTTGAGCTTGGCGAAGTCTCTAATCCAGCTTAAGACGGCTTGAGCGGAAACATTAAGA contains:
- a CDS encoding SDR family oxidoreductase, translated to MLKLDRKIALVTGGTSGIGLATAKQFVAEGAYVFITGRRQAELDAAVEAIGKNVTGVQSDVSKLADLDRLFAIIKQEQGHLDVVFANAGGGEIAPLGSITEEHFDKTFNTNVKGLLFTIQKALPLLPEGASIILNASITSIKGTPAFSVYSATKAAVRSFARNWTLDLKDRQIRVNAISPGVVPTPGYNLLGLSDEQVQTFVDSQASTIPLGRVGTPDEIAKAVVFLASDDSSFVNGIELFVDGGMAQI
- a CDS encoding DUF302 domain-containing protein encodes the protein MNENNGIISQPSSYSVAETIDRLIAILQAKGITIFARIDQQAEAEKVGLRLLPTQLLLFGKPEAGTPLMVAEPTSALDLPLKVLAWEATDGQVWLSYNDPDYLKQRFSLSDELVKNIDVFAPLIHQAFCLK
- a CDS encoding DUF6130 family protein, coding for MTERTSFITSISTQSSTDIRVPSPLVEIEHEASPKLIVDPPLPESLAQGRVFIQYRTQNLRLLPVFGKGALGVSPRIGHIHITVDDAPWHFIDASGETIVLVGLEPGSHKVLIELADPTHKVITSETVHFTLAAPKQ
- the tehA gene encoding dicarboxylate transporter/tellurite-resistance protein TehA, which translates into the protein MRKSRLKFAILKVSRIAVPASFFGIILGLVGLGSCWRVAAKIWNLPVLIGEIIMLIAVAVWLVLLLLYVSKWLWAREDALAEFEHPVFCCFIGLVPVSTVLVALAITPYSHTIAFVLFAIGAIGQLSFGVYRSGRLWRGGRNPETTTPVLYLPTVAGGFVSAIVASALGYRDWGVLFFGAGMFSWLALESIIMQRLFLLEALPKPLRPTLGIQLAPPVVGCVAYLGITNGLPDTFAQILFGYGLLQALILLRLLPWVFQQPFAASYWAFTFGIAALALSSLRFVERGTTGVMEGLAVLLFIGANIAIGSTALGTLRLLLLGKLLPPSALAKASHNIALSPDIPRSTRSL
- a CDS encoding pirin family protein; translated protein: MVTTAVHIIHDRNFRGHTKIGWLDSYHTFSFGSFQDPDRMGFRSLRVINDDRVIPGAGFATHGHRDMEILTYVLEGELAHKDSLGTGSVIRPGDVQIMSAGMGIQHSEFNNLESEPVHFLQIWMLPDWQNIPPRYNQRDFPLAEKQGKLRLVGSKDGRDRSVVINQDIDLYVSVLSVGDSIKFEVKPNRFAWIQVARGIATLNGESLSEGDGVQINRPESLEITTEASAEILLFDLS
- a CDS encoding IS1 family transposase (programmed frameshift); translated protein: MNQCPKCEHQHVIKSGFVNGKQRYKCRVCNYQFTQPTTERGKPLWMKLDAVLLYLGGMSMNAIANHLNVSAQAVLSWIRDFAKLNYEKPLPGTAVVIELDELWHFIDKKKRKLWIWKAYDRNSRRLIDWELGGRDSQTLEKMLKRLLSWQVTVYCTDDWTPYRELLELHPDAFHVITKSETVGIERNHSDNRHWFARFHRRTKVVSRSEEMVDLTMALFAKFRVNGTIHLLRDWKLALLS